The genomic window GCCCGACCTGCGCCGACGGTCGGAGCGTCCCCTGGTGGCCTCGGTCCCCTGACGGCCCGCGAGACGTCAGCCGGGCCCGTCGGCCCCCGGCAACCGGCTCGCCGCCGCGGCGTCGAGCAGCCAGCGGGTGGCGCGGCGGCCGCGGGCGCCGGCGGCGGGGACCTCGGTGCGTTCGGCGCCGCCGAGGGCCCGCGCGACGGCCTCCGCCTTGCCCTCGCCGGACACGAGCAGCCAGACCTCCTCGGCGGCGGTGATGGCGGCGAAGCCGAGGCTCACCCGCGTGGGCGGCGGCTTGGGGCAGTCGCGCACCGCGACCACCGTCCGCTCGTCGGTCGCCGCCGGTGAGTCCGGGAAGATCGAGGCCACGTGGCCCTCCGGGCCCATCCCCAGCAGGAGGACGTCGAGGCGGGGGAGCGGACCGTCACCGGAGGCGTCGGACAGCGCACCGGCGTACCAGTCCGCGGCCTCCTCGGGGGTGTCGAACCCGGCGTCGGAGGCGGGGATCGGGTGCACCCGCTCCGGCGGGATCCCCACCCGGTCCAGCAGGGCCCCGCGGGCGCCCTTCTCGTTGCGCTCGTCGTCGTCGCCGGGCACGAAGCGCTCGTCGCCCCACCAGACGTCGACCGCCGTCCAGTCGACGTCCTGACCGGGGGCCGGCTCCTCGGCCAGCCCCGCGACGTGCCGCAGCACCGCCGTGCCGATGCCGCCGCCGGTCAGCACCACCGACGCCGTCCCGTGCACCGCCTGGGCGGCGGCCAGCCGGGCGACGAGGGCGGAGGCCACCGCTCGCGCCAGCATCTCCGCGTCGGGCTCCACCACCACCTGCAGGCCGGGGACGTCGGGCGCCTCCGGCAGTGCCGCGACGATGCGGTCCCCGGGCGGCAGCGTCACCGGACCGCCTCGGACTCGGACTCGGACTCGGTCTCGGGCGCGGTCGGGTCGGGGGTGTCGTGCTCGCCGTGCTCGGCCACCTCGTCGGTCCCCTCGGAGTCCGGGGGCACCGTCGGCGCCTCGCCGTGCGGGCTGCCCGCGCCGACGTCGTCCTTCGCGAAGGGCGCGCCCGTCTGCTCGGCCGGGTCGACCCACACGTGCGCGCGCACCGGAGCGCGGCCGACCAGGCCGCTCAGCCCGGTCGTGGCCTCCAGCGCCTCGGCGTAGGGCTCGTCGGGGTCCAGCCGGCGCAGCTCCTCGCCGAGCAGGTCGCCGAGCGCGCGGTCCGGCAGCGCCATGGTGGCGTCGGGCCGGTAGGGCTGGCTGATCACCGCGCCGCCGCGGCGGTCGGCGTGCACCCGGACCTCCTCGCCCTGGTCCAGCGTCAGCAGCACCGAGTCGATGCCGCTGACCCCGGGGTGCCGGGTGGCCTGCACGACCTCGCTGGAGGTGCCGGTGCGGGAGGCGATCCAGCCGCTGAGCAGCTGTGCGGTGGCCGCGCCGGGGTCGCCCTCGATGCGGGCGCCGAGCACCCGGACGGCGTCGCCCCGGCGGCCGGAGACCGAGTCCAGCGCGGAGGTCAGCGTGGCCCGCCAGCCGGTGGCCCGGGTCCAGGCGAGGTCGGTGTCGCCCGGGGCGTAGTCCTGGGCCCGGGTGCGCAGCGCGGCGAGCTGGTCGGCCGAGGAGGTGCTGTCGGTGATCCGCCGGTCGGCGATGACCGCCAGCGCGTCGGTGGTCAGCTGCCGCGGCGGCTCGGTGTGCCACCAGGTGACCACCGGCGCGTCGGCGGCCAGCAGCGGCAGCACGACCGACTCGGCGTGCAGCGCCAGCCGCCCGTACATGCGCATCACGACCGCCTCGCCGGGGCCCAGCCGCCCGCCGATGGACACCTCGGCGTCCAGCCGCGGCACCGGCGCCTCGATCTGCCGGCGGACGACGACGAGGATCCGGCACGGGTGCTGCTCGGCGGCGACCGTCGCGGCCTCCTCGGCCTCGGCCACGCGCCCCTCGTCGGCGACGACGACCAGGGTCAGCGCGACGCCCGAGAGCACCGCCCCGCCGGTCCGCCGCTGGGCGGCCAGCTCCTTGACCACCGCAGAACCGGTGGTGTCCCACAGCGTCGTCACGGGGTCTCCTCTGCTCGGGTGGGCCGGCCGCTCACGGACGCCGCCACCGGCGCCCCTCGGCGGCCAGCATCTCGTCGGCGGCGCGCGGCCCCCACTCGCCGGCCCGGTACGGGTGCGGCGTGCTGCCGGCCCAGAACTCCTCCAGCGGGTCGATGACCGCCCAGGACGCCTCGACCTCGGCGTTGCGCGGGAACAGGGTCGCGTCGCCGAGCAGGACGTCGAGGAGCAGCCGCTCGTAGGCCTCGGGGCTGGTCTCGGTGAACTGCTCGCCGTAGAGGAAGTCCATGGACACGTCCCGGACCTCCATGACGCTGCCGGGCACCTTCGAGCCGAACTTGAGGGTGACGCCCTCGTCGGGCTGCACGCGCACGACCAGCTGGTTGTTGCCCAGCTCCTCGGTGTCGGTGTCGGCGAAGGGCAGGTGCGGCGCCCGCTTGAACACCAGCGCGATCTCGGTGACCCGGCGGGGCAGCCGTTTGCCGGTGCGCAGGTAGAACGGGACGCCGGCCCAGCGGCGGGTCTCCACGCCGAGCCGGACGGCGGCGAAGGTCTCGGTGTCCGACGCGGGGTCGACACCCTCCTCCTGCCGGTAGCCCTTGGCGCGCTGGCCGGCCAGCCAGCCCTGCTCGTACTGCCCGCGGACGGCGAAGCGGCCCAGGTCCTCGGGCAGCGAGACCGCGCGCAGCACCTTGAGCTTCTCGGTGCGGATCTCGTCGGCCGAGAACTCGACCGGCTCCTCCATCGCGGTGAGCGCCAGCAGCTGCAGCAGGTGGTTCTGCAGCACGTCGCGGGCCGCGCCGGTCTTCTCGTAGAAGCCCGCCCGCCCGCCGATGCCGACGTCCTCGGCCATGGTGATCTGCACCGAGTCGACGTGGTGGCCGTTCCAGACCGGCTCGAACAGCTCGTTGGCGAACCGCAGCGCCATCAGGTTCTGGACGGTCTCCTTGCCCAGGTAGTGGTCGATGCGGAAGACGTCCTGGGCGCTGAACACGGAGTCGACCAGCTCGTTGAGCTCCCGGCTGGAGGCCAGGTCGGTGCCGAAGGGCTTCTCGACGACGACCCGCCGCCACCGGTCGGCCGTGCTCTCCGCCATGCCGGTGCGCTGCATCTGCTTGAGCACGACCGGGAACATCGCCGGTGGGATCGACAGGTAGAACGCCGCGTTGCCGCCGATGCCGTGGCTGCTCTCCAGGTCCGACAGCGCGTTGGCGAGCTCGTCGAAGGCGTTGTCGTCGTCGAAGGAGCCCTGGACGAACCGGACGTTGCCGGCCAGGCGCTCCCACACCTCCTCCCGCCAGGGGGTGCGGGCGGCGTTGCGGGCGGCGTCGCGGGCCAGCTCGGCGAAGTCCTGGTCGCCCCAGTCCCGCCGGGCGAAGCCGAGCAGGGCGAAGTTGGTCGGCAGCAGCCCCCGGTTGGCCAGGTCGTAGACCGCCGGGAGCAGCTTCTTGCGGGCCAGGTCACCGGTGATGCCGAAGACGACCAGGGCGCACGGCTCCGGGACGCGCGGCAGTCGCCGGTCCCGGGGGTCGCGCAGGGGGTTGGGGATCACAGGCCCTCCTCGTGGGGCCGGAGAGCGGACGCTCAGCCGAGGGAGTCGGGCACCCGGCCGGTGCCGGCGGACCGGCCGGCCGGGTGCGTGGTGCGGCAGCGGGTGGACTCCGGCGTCAGGCCTTGTCCTGCAGTTCGCCCTTGACCGAGTCGGTCAGCTCGTCCCACGAGTCGACGAACTTCTTGACGCCCTCGTCCTCGAGCACGCGGAAGACGTCGTCGAGGTCGACCCCGGCGTCGGCGATGGCCTTCATCGTGGCCGCCGCGTCGTCGTAGGTCTTCTGCACCGGGGTGCCGGGGCTGCCGTGGTCGGCGTAGGCCTGCAGGGTCTTCTCCGGCATCGTGTTGACGGTGCCGGGGGCGATGAGCTCGCTGACGTAGAGGGTGTCCGGGTAGGCCGGGTCCTTCACGCCGGTCGAGGCCCACAGCGGCCGCTGCGGGCGGGCGCCCTTGGCCTCCAGCGCCTTCCAGCGGTCGGAGGAGAAGACCTCCTCGTAGGCCTGGTAGGCCAGCTGGGCGTTGGCCAGCGCGGCCTTGCCCTTGAGCTGGTCGGCGCCGGCCTTCTCCAATCGCTTGTCGATCTCGGTGTCCACGCGGGACACGAAGAACGAGGCGACCGAGGCGATCTGGCTCAGGTCGGCACCGGCGTCGTCGGAGAGGCGCTGCTCCAGGCCGGAGAGGTAGGCGTCCATGACGGCGCGGTACCGCTCGAGACTGAAGATCAGGGTGACGTTGACGCTGATCCCGCGGGCGATCGACGTCGTGATCGCCGGCAGGCCGGCCTCGGTGGCCGGGATCTTGATGTAGAGGTTCGGCCGGTCGACCAGCCACCACAGGTGGGCGGCCTCGGCGGCGGTGGCGTCGGTGTCGTGGGCCAGGCCCGGCGCCACCTCCAGCGACACCCGGCCGTCACCGGGCTGCCGCTGCGCCACGGGCGCGAGCAGGTCGCACGCGTCGCGGACGTCGGCGGCGGTGATGGTCCGCAGCGCCTCCTCGACGCTCACCTTCCGGACGGCCATCGCGTGCAGCTGGTCGTCGTAGGAGTCCGACCCGCTGATCGCCGCGGCGAAGATCGTCGGGTTCGTGGTGACGCCGACGACCGACCGCTCGTCGACCAGCGACTGCAGGTTGCCGCTGCGGATGCGGTCGCGCGACAGGTCGTCGAGCCAGACGGCGACGCCGGCCTGCGACAGCTCGGCCAGCTTCTCGTTCTGTGCCATGGTTCTGCCTTCCGTTCGGACGGGGCCGGGGCCTCAGCGGTCGCCGGTCGGGTGGGGGAGGCCGCCGGTGGCTGCTACCGGGCCGGCCGGGACGGCGTTCCCGGAGCGGGCGGCCTCGAGGGACTCGCGGGCGGCGGCGACGACGGCCTCGTCGGTCAGCCCGAACTCCTCGTACAGCACGGAGTACGCCGCGCTCGCGCCGTAGTGGGTCAGCCCGACGATGCGGCCGGCGTCGCCGACGAACTCGCGCCAGCCCATCGGCACGCCCGCCTCGACGCTGACGCGCGCGCGGACCGTGGGCGGCAGGACCTCCTCCTTGTAGGCCTGGTCCTGCTCGGCGAACCACTCGACGCAGGGCACCGACACCACGCGGGTCGGGACGCCGTCGGCCTCGAGCCGCTCGCGGGCGGCCACGGCGATCTGCACCTCCGAGCCGGTGCCCAGCAGGATCACCTCGGGCTGCCCGTTCGAGGCGTCGGCCAGGACGTAGGCACCGCGGGCGGTGCCCTCGGCCGAGCCCATCTGCGCGCGGTCGAAGACCGGCAGGTTCTGCCGCGACAGCAGCAGGCCGGCCGGGCGGTCGTTGTGCTCGAGGACGGTCCGCCAGGCGACGACGACCTCGTTGGCGTCGGCCGGGCGGACGACGTCGAGACCGGGGATGGCGCGCAGCGCGGCGAAGTGCTCGATCGGCTGGTGGGTCGGGCCGTCCTCGCCCAGGCCGATCGAGTCGTGCGTCCACACGTAGGTGACCGGCAGCTGCATGAGCGCGGCCAGGCGGACCGCGCCGCGCATGTAGTCGGAGAAGGTGAGGAAGGTGCCGCCGTAGACGCGGGTGCCGCCGTGCAGCGCGATGCCGTTCATGACCGCGCCCATGGCGTGCTCGCGGACGCCGAAGTGCAGCGTGCGGCCGTACGGCCCGCCGTTCCACATCTTCGTCTGGCGGTTGGCCGGCAGGAACGACGGCTCACCCTCGACGGCGGTGTTGTTGCTCTCCGCCAGGTCGGCCGACCCGCCCCACAGCTCCGGCAGCTGCGGGTAGAGCGCGGCGAGCACCTTGCCCGACGCCTTGCGGGTGGCCACGCCCTTGGGGTCGGCGTCGAAGGTGGGCAGGCCGTCGGCCCAGCCCTCGGGCAGCCGGCGCTCGCCCATGCGGGCCAGCAGGGCCGCGCGCTCGGGCTGCTCGGACTCCCATGCGGAGAAGCGCTCCTGCCACCCGGCGTGGTCCTGCGCGCCCCGGTCCACCACCGAGCGCGCGTGCGCGATGACCTCGTCGGCCACCTCGAAGGTCTTGTCCGGGTCGAAGCCGAGGACCTCCTTGGTGGCGCGCACCTCGTCCTCGCCCAGCGCCGAGCCGTGGGCGGCGCCGGTGTTCTGCTTGTTGGGCGCGGGCCAGCCGATGATCGTCCGCAGCACGATCAGCGAGGGGCGGCCGGTCTCGGCCTTGGCGGCGGCGAACGCGGCGTCGACGGCGGCCAGGTCCTCGCCGTCGTCGACGTGCTGCACGTGCCAGCCGTAGGCCTCGTAGCGCTTGCCGACGTCCTCGGTGAAGGCGACGGTCGTGTCGTCCTCGATGGAGATCTTGTTGTCGTCGTAGACGAGGACGAGGTTGCCCAGCTGCTGGGTGCCGGCCAGGGAGGAGGCCTCGCCGCTGACGCCCTCCTCCAGGTCGCCGTCGGAGGCGAAGGCCCAGATGGTGTGGTCGAAGAGGCTCTCGCCCTCCGGGGCGTCGGGGTCGAGCAGGCCGCGCTCGCGGCGGGCGGCCATGGCCATGCCGACGGCGTTGCCGACGCCCTGGCCGAGCGGGCCGGTCGTCGTCTCCACGCCGGGGGTGTGGTTGACCTCGGGGTGGCCGGGGGTCTTCGAGCCCCACGTGCGCAGCGCCTGCAGGTCCTCGAGCTCCAGGCCGTAGCCGGCGAGGTAGAGCTGCACGTACAGCGTCAGGCTGGAGTGGCCCATGGAGAGCACGAAGCGGTCGCGGGCCACCCAGTTCGGGTCCGCGGGGTCGTGCCGCAGCCACTTGTGGAACAGCAGGTAGGCGGTGGGCGCCATGCTCATCGCGGTGCCGGGGTGGCCGTTGCCGACCTTCTGGACGGCGTCCATGGCCAGCACGCGGGCGGTGTCGATGGCCCGCCGGTCGAGGTCGCCGAAGCCCTCGGGCAGCGTCGGGTGCGGCTGGCGCGGCGAGCCGGTGGGCGAGTCGCTGGCGGCCTCGGCGGGGGCCTCGGACTCCGTGCTCTTCGTGTCGTTGGCCTGGGTCATGGCGGGCGGAACTCCTCGAGGTCGGCCGTGCGCTGGGCCGCCCGGGGGACCGGTGTCCCGTGCTCCCGGGCGGACGGGGAGGTGCGGTGCGGTGGTGCGGCGGCGCAGTGGGTGCGGCTGCGGCCGGAGTCCCCATCGACCCGTGGCCTCCGTCGTCGGCGACGGCCCTACCCGCAGTTCCCGCGGCGTCAACGTGATCAGACCCTAGTCATCCCGAGCCGTCCCCGGCGTGGCCGCGGGCTACAGTGGGGCCGTTCCATCCCCGGTTCGAAGGGACCCCCGTGCTGTCTCCGTGCCCGGTGGCCCCCTGCCGCCCGTGGGTGCGCGCGGCCGCGGCGCTCCGGTGCGAGGCCGTCCGGTGACGGCGCTCTCCGAGCGACCGGCCGTCTCCGCCCGGCGGCTGTCCGGGGTGGTGGGCTCCTACGTCGCGCTGACCAAGCCGAAGCTCGTCGAGCTGCTGCTGGTCACCACGCTGCCGGCGATGATGATGGCGGCCGACGGGTGGCCCTCCTGGCAGCTCGTGGGCGCCACGATGGTCGGCGGGATGTTCGCCGCCGGTGCGGCCAACACCTTCAACTGCTGGTACGACCGGGACATCGACCGGCTGATGTCGCGCACGCGCGACCGGCCGATCCCCTCCGGGGCGGTGTCCCCGCGGGCGGCGCTGGCCTTCGGGCTGGTCCTCGCCGCGGCGTCGCTGACGCTGCTGTGGGTGGCCACCACGCCGCTGGCCACGGCGCTGGCCGCGGTCGCGATCCTGGCCTACTCCGTCGTCTACACGATGGTGCTCAAGCGGCGGACCCGGCACAACACGGTGTTCGGGGCCTTCCCCGGGGCGGCGCCGGTGCTCATCGGGTGGGCGGCGGTGACCGGCTCGCTGGACTGGCCGGCGGTCGCGTTCTTCGCCGTCGTCTTCTGCTGGCAGATGCCGCACTTCTGGGCCCTGGCCAGCCGGTACCGCGAGGACTACGCCCGCGCGGGCGTGCCCATGCTGTCCGTGGTCGCCGGCCCGGCGAGCGTCGGCCGGCAGTCCGTCGCGTGGGCGTGGGCCACCCTCGGCGCCACCCTGCTCATGGGGTCGATCACCCCCGTGCTGAACTGGGCATTCGCCATCGGCGGGGGGCTGCTCGGCGCCTGGTACGTGGCCGAGTCCCACCAGTGGCTCACCCGCATCCGGAACGCCGTCCCCGACCGGCCGATGCGGCTGTTCTCGGTGTCGATCACGCACATGACGCTGCTGTCGATCGCCATCGCCATCGACGTCCTGGTCTGACCCCCCCGCTCCGCCACGCGCCCGGGCCGGCGCCGCTCGTTCGACCTGCGGTCGTCTCCGGGCCGTCGAGGGCGCCCTGGGTCGACGACGGGGGGTGCGCGCCTCGGGGTCCGCGGCCCCGGGCGTCAGCGGGTGGCGGGGACCTGGGTGGCGGGGGCGTCGAGGGGCTGCTCGGTCGCCGGGCCGCGGGCCGACCACACCAGCCGCGCGGTGGCCACGGTGACCAGCACCGCGCCGAGCATGTGCAGCAGCACCAGCACGACCGGCAGGTGCGTGAAGTACTGCACGAACCCGACGACGCCCTGCAGCAACTGGACGACGAGCAGGTCGCGGGCGGCCCGGCGGACGCGGCCGGGGGCGTCGACGGCGTGCAGGGCCACGAGCAGCGCGACGGTCAGCCCGACCAGCAGGAAGACGACGTCGGCGTGCAGCTGGCTGACCGTCTCGGGGTCGAAGCCCATCCGCCCGCCGGAGGGCTGCCCGCTCTCGTCGAGGTCGCCGCTGTGCGGGCCGCTGCCGGTGACGACCGTGCCGAGCAGCAGCACCACCGCGGTGACCGCGGCGATCCCGCCCGCCAGCAGCGCGAGCGGGCGCCGCAGCAGCGGCTGCCCGACGCCGGGCTCGCGGGAGCGCAGCCACAGCACGGTGGAGACGGCGACCAGGACGGTCGAGACGAGGAAGTGGACGGCGACGGTCCACGGGTTGAGCCCGGTCAGCACGGTGACGCCGCCGATCGCGGCCTGGACCGGCACCCCGAGGAACGTCAGCACCGCCAGCGGCCGCAGGTCGCGCCGAGCCGAGCGCCAGACGGCGACGAGCACCGCGATCGCGACCGCGGTGAGCACGAAGGTCAGCAGCCGGTTGCCGAACTCGATGAGGCCGTGCCCGGCCATCTCCGGCGTGGTGACGAAGCTGTCCTCGGTGCACCGCGGCCAGGTGGGGCAGCCCAGGCCCGAGCCGGTCAGCCGGACGACGCCGCCGGTGACCACGATCGCGCCGTTGGCGACCACGTTGGCCAGCGCCAGGCGGGTGATGACGGCGGGGGAGAACGCGGGCAGGACCGGCACGTCCCGATGCTAGCCGCGGCCGGGGCCCTCCCCGGGTTCGCTCAGGGCGGATCACGGGGCGGAAGGCGGCGACGGCGTCCCGCGCTGTAGACGGCGCAGGCGGCCGACGCGCCGTCCTGGTGTCGGGAGGGACTCCCGGGTACCGGAGCACCAGCAGGTGCTCTCCGGGAGACCACCGGAGTCCCACCGACGCCCCGACTTCCCCTGGACGTGAGGAATGACCAGCCCCTTCTTCCCGGGCTCCTACGGCAGCCCGTTCGACGACTTCTTCGCCCGCTACCTGGGCGGCGAGCAGCGCGTGCCGCGGCAGCGCGTGGACATCACCCAGTTCCTGAGCCAGCAGGCCCGCGAGCTGGTCAACGCCGCGGCCCGCCAGGCCGTGGGCGCCGGCAGCGCCGACCTCGACACCGAGCACCTGCTCTGGGCGATGACCGGCGACGAGTCGACCCGGGCCTTCCTGTCCCGCACCGGGCTCGACCCCGAGCGGCTGCGCTCGGGGCTCGAGGAGCAGATGCGGCGCGGTGAGCCGCTCGACGAGGCGCCGTCGCTGACCCCCGCCGCCAAGCGGGCGCTGCTCGACGCCCACCGGGTCTCGCGCGCCCTCGGCTCCACCTACATCGGCCCCGAGCACCTGCTGTTCGCGCTCGCCCTCAACCCCGACTCACCCGGCGGCCGCATCCTGCGCGAGCAGGGCGTCACCCCGGAGGCGCTGCAGCAGGCGGCGGCCGGCGGCGGCGCGCCCGGTGGTGGGCGTCCCGGCGGCGCCGGGCAGCAGTCGAACACCCCGACGCTCGACGAGTTCGGCCGCGACCTCACCGCGATGGCCCGCAACGGCCAGATCGACCCGGTGATCGGCCGCGAGCAGGAGATCGAGCAGACCGTCGAGGTCCTCTCGCGCCGCCGCAAGAACAACCCGGTGCTCATCGGCGAGGCCGGCGTCGGCAAGACCGCCATCGTCGAGGGCATCGCCGCGCAGATCGTCGAGGGCGACGTCCCGGAGACGCTGCGCGGGCGGCGCCTGATCGAGCTCGACCTCACCGGCCTGGTGGCCGGCACCCGGTACCGCGGCGACTTCGAGGAGCGGCTCGGCAAGGTCATGGACGAGATCCGCGAGCACTCCGACGAGGTGATCGTCTTCATCGACGAGCTGCACACCGTGGTCGGCGCGGGCGCGTCCGAGGGCTCCGGCGGCGCGGGCAACATGCTCAAGCCGGCCCTGGCCCGCGGCGAGCTGCACGTCATCGGCGCGACGACGCTCGACGAGTACCGCCGCAACATCGAGAAGGACGCGGCGCTGGAGCGCCGGTTCCAGCCGATCCTGGTGTCCGAGCCCAGCGTGGAGGACACCGTGCAGATCCTCTGCGGCCTGCGCGACCGCTACGAGGCCCACCACCAGGTGCGCTTCACCGACGACGCGGTGCGTGCCGCCGTCGAGCTGTCCGACCGCTACGTCCCCGACCGGCACCTGCCGGACAAGGCGATCGACCTGATCGACCAGGCCGGCGCGCGCGTGCGCCGGCGGGTGAAGACGCCGCCGACGGACCTGCGCGGCCTCGAGCAGGAGGTCGACCGGCTGCAGCGGGAGAAGGACCAGGCCGTGGCCGCCGAGCAGTACGAGCGCGCCTCGGAGCTGCGCGACCAGCTCGCCGCCGCGCAGCAGCGGCTCGAGGAGGCGCGCGGTGGCGGCGGCCAGCCGGGGGTGCCGGAGGTCGGCGTCGAGGACATCGCCGAGGTGGTGTCCCGGCTGACCGGTGTCCCGGTGGCCCAGCTGACGCAGGAGGAGGTGCAGCGCCTGCTGCAGCTCGAGGAGCGCCTGCACGAGCGCGTGGTCGGGCAGGACGACGCCGTCCGGGTGGTCTCCGAGGCGATCCGCCGGTCCCGCGTGGGCCTGGGTGACCCCGACCGGCCGATCGGCAGCTTCCTGTTCCTCGGCCCCACCGGCGTCGGCAAGACCGAGCTGGCCCGGGCGCTGGCCGAGGCGCTGTTCGGCGACTCCGACCGGATGATCCGGCTGGACATGAGCGAGTTCCAGGAGCGGCACACCGTCAGCCGCCTGGTCGGCTCCCCGCCCGGGTACGTCGGCTACGAGGACGCCGGCCAGCTGACCGAGGCGGTCCGCCGCCGGCCCTACTCGGTCGTGCTGCTCGACGAGATCGAGAAGGCGCACCCCGACGTCTTCAACACCCTGCTGCAGGTGCTCGACGACGGCCGGCTCACCGACTCGCAGGGTCGCACGGTCGACTTCACGAACACCGTGCTGATCATGACCAGCAACCTGGGGTCGGAGCTGATCCAGGGCCGCAACGCCCCGCTCGGCTTCGGCACCGGGGACGCCGCCGCGGCCGACGCCGGCCTGCGCGACCGGCTGATGCGGCGGCTGCGCGACTCGTTCCGGCCCGAGTTCCTCAACCGGATCGACGAGATCGTGGTCTTCCAGCAGCTGGAGAGCGAGCAGCTGCAGCAGATCACCCGGCTGCTGCTCGACGAGACCCGCCGGCGGCTCGCGGCCCAGGACATCGCGGTGACCTTCACCGACGAGGCCGTCGCCTGGATCGCCGACCGGGGCTTCGAGCCGCAGTTCGGTGCCCGCCCGCTGCGCCGGGCGATCCAGCGGGAGGTCGACAACCCGCTGGCCCGGCTGCTGCTCGACGGCCGCGTCGGGGCCGGCCGGCACGTCGTCGTCGACGTCCGGGACGGCGCGCTCGACCTCACCGTCGAGGACGCCGCGGAGGCGCTGGCCGGGCAGGCCTGACCTGCGTGGTGATCCCCGTCACCCGGCCCCTGACCTGCGCGGTCAGGGGCCGGGTGACTTAGGGCGGCCTTGGTTGCAGACGTCCCGAAATAGGTCACAATCGTGTTGTGGAAAGCGGCGGGCAGGCGGGGACGGTGCGGGCCGAGGACGTCCGCACCCGTGACCGCGTGACCGCGCTGCTGCTCGAGCACGGCCCGCAGACCGCCAGCGAGCTGGCCGGGCGGCTGGGCGTCAGCCCCGCCGCCGTCCGCCGCCACCTCGACGCCCTCGAGGCGCAGGGGCGGGTCGAGGAGCGCACCACCGCGGGCGCCCAGCGGGGGAGGGGCCGGCCCGCCCGGCACTTCCACCTCACCGACGCCGGCCGCTCCGGCTTCGCCCACGCCTACGACGACCTGGCGCTCACCGCGCTGCGCTACGTCGCGGCCTCCGGCGGTCCCGACGCCGTCCGCGCCGTCGCCCAGGCACAGCTGGCGGGTCTGGAGCAGCGGGCGTCCGACGCCGTCGCCCGGACCACCGGCGCGCCGGTCGAGCGGGCCCGGGCGCTGGCCGAGGCGCTCACGGCCGAGGGTTACGCTGCCTCGGCCTCCGCGATCGCCAGTGGCGGGCAGCTGTGCCAGCACCACTGCCCCGTCGCGCACGTGGCGGCGGAGTTCCCGCAGCTGTGCGAGGCCGAGACGGCGGTGATCGGCCGGCTGGTGGGTACGCACGTGCAGCGGCTGGCGACGATCGCCCACGGCGACGGCGTCTGCACCACCCACATCCCGGGGCCGGCGCACGCCGCTCCTGGGCACCCGCGGCCTCGTCCGGAGGCTCACCCCGAGCGTGCGAGGGGTGAGGGGGACGAGGTCCTTCCTCACATCCGTGTGGGGAACAGAACTCCCCCCGCACGCCCTGTACCAGGTGAGCGAGCAGCGCGGGTCCCGCGCACCGCACCGTCCACCAGCACCACCCCCACGAACGACCGGGAGAGGACGCCCGCATGACCAGCACCCAGCAGCCGGTGACCGGCCAGCCGCTGACGCAGGACGAGCAGATCGAGCAGCTCGGCCGCTACCAGTACGGCTGGGCCGACGCCGACGTGGCCGGGTCCTCCGCCCGCCGCGGCCTGTCCGAGGACGTCGTCCGCGACATCTCGGCGCGCAAGGACGAGCCCGAGTGGATGCTCGAGCGCCGCCTCAAGGCGCTCAGGCTCTTCGACCGCAAGCCCATGCCCGACTGGGGCTCGGACCTCTCCGGCATCGACTTCCAGAACATCAAGTACTTCGTGCGCTCCACCGAGGCCCAGGCGACCTCGTGGGAGGAGCTGCCCGAGGACATCAAGAACACCTACGACAAGCTCGGCATCCCCGAGGCGGAGAAGCAGCGCCTGGTCGCCGGCGTCGCCGCCCAGTACGAGTCCGAGGTCGTCTACCACAAGATCCGCGAGGACCTCGAGGAGCAGGGTGTCGTCTTCCTCGACACCGACACCGCCCTCAAGGAGCACCCGGACCTGTTCCGCGAGTACTTCGGCTCGGTCATCCCGTCCGG from Geodermatophilus normandii includes these protein-coding regions:
- the tal gene encoding transaldolase; the encoded protein is MAQNEKLAELSQAGVAVWLDDLSRDRIRSGNLQSLVDERSVVGVTTNPTIFAAAISGSDSYDDQLHAMAVRKVSVEEALRTITAADVRDACDLLAPVAQRQPGDGRVSLEVAPGLAHDTDATAAEAAHLWWLVDRPNLYIKIPATEAGLPAITTSIARGISVNVTLIFSLERYRAVMDAYLSGLEQRLSDDAGADLSQIASVASFFVSRVDTEIDKRLEKAGADQLKGKAALANAQLAYQAYEEVFSSDRWKALEAKGARPQRPLWASTGVKDPAYPDTLYVSELIAPGTVNTMPEKTLQAYADHGSPGTPVQKTYDDAAATMKAIADAGVDLDDVFRVLEDEGVKKFVDSWDELTDSVKGELQDKA
- the pgl gene encoding 6-phosphogluconolactonase, yielding MTLPPGDRIVAALPEAPDVPGLQVVVEPDAEMLARAVASALVARLAAAQAVHGTASVVLTGGGIGTAVLRHVAGLAEEPAPGQDVDWTAVDVWWGDERFVPGDDDERNEKGARGALLDRVGIPPERVHPIPASDAGFDTPEEAADWYAGALSDASGDGPLPRLDVLLLGMGPEGHVASIFPDSPAATDERTVVAVRDCPKPPPTRVSLGFAAITAAEEVWLLVSGEGKAEAVARALGGAERTEVPAAGARGRRATRWLLDAAAASRLPGADGPG
- a CDS encoding glucose-6-phosphate dehydrogenase assembly protein OpcA, which produces MTTLWDTTGSAVVKELAAQRRTGGAVLSGVALTLVVVADEGRVAEAEEAATVAAEQHPCRILVVVRRQIEAPVPRLDAEVSIGGRLGPGEAVVMRMYGRLALHAESVVLPLLAADAPVVTWWHTEPPRQLTTDALAVIADRRITDSTSSADQLAALRTRAQDYAPGDTDLAWTRATGWRATLTSALDSVSGRRGDAVRVLGARIEGDPGAATAQLLSGWIASRTGTSSEVVQATRHPGVSGIDSVLLTLDQGEEVRVHADRRGGAVISQPYRPDATMALPDRALGDLLGEELRRLDPDEPYAEALEATTGLSGLVGRAPVRAHVWVDPAEQTGAPFAKDDVGAGSPHGEAPTVPPDSEGTDEVAEHGEHDTPDPTAPETESESESEAVR
- the zwf gene encoding glucose-6-phosphate dehydrogenase; this encodes MIPNPLRDPRDRRLPRVPEPCALVVFGITGDLARKKLLPAVYDLANRGLLPTNFALLGFARRDWGDQDFAELARDAARNAARTPWREEVWERLAGNVRFVQGSFDDDNAFDELANALSDLESSHGIGGNAAFYLSIPPAMFPVVLKQMQRTGMAESTADRWRRVVVEKPFGTDLASSRELNELVDSVFSAQDVFRIDHYLGKETVQNLMALRFANELFEPVWNGHHVDSVQITMAEDVGIGGRAGFYEKTGAARDVLQNHLLQLLALTAMEEPVEFSADEIRTEKLKVLRAVSLPEDLGRFAVRGQYEQGWLAGQRAKGYRQEEGVDPASDTETFAAVRLGVETRRWAGVPFYLRTGKRLPRRVTEIALVFKRAPHLPFADTDTEELGNNQLVVRVQPDEGVTLKFGSKVPGSVMEVRDVSMDFLYGEQFTETSPEAYERLLLDVLLGDATLFPRNAEVEASWAVIDPLEEFWAGSTPHPYRAGEWGPRAADEMLAAEGRRWRRP